In Pseudofrankia saprophytica, one genomic interval encodes:
- a CDS encoding DUF190 domain-containing protein gives MTRLAGRALRLTVFVGESDQWHHRPLSSEIVRRARAAGLAGATVFRGTEGYGASSVIHTTRLLSLSEDLPVTVVLVDEEPRVRAFLPELDELVGEGLVVLDEVEVVRYTGRPATR, from the coding sequence ATGACGAGGCTCGCCGGCCGGGCGCTGCGGCTGACCGTGTTCGTCGGGGAGAGCGACCAGTGGCACCACCGGCCGTTGTCGAGCGAGATCGTGCGCCGGGCCCGCGCCGCAGGCCTCGCTGGCGCAACCGTGTTCCGCGGCACCGAGGGCTACGGCGCCTCGTCCGTCATCCACACCACCCGGCTGCTGTCGCTGTCGGAGGACCTGCCGGTCACGGTCGTCCTCGTCGACGAGGAGCCTCGGGTGCGGGCGTTCCTCCCCGAGCTCGACGAGCTGGTCGGGGAAGGGCTGGTCGTGCTCGACGAGGTCGAGGTCGTCCGCTACACCGGCCGGCCGGCGACGCGGTGA
- the crcB gene encoding fluoride efflux transporter CrcB: protein MTLSDTEPALAAAPAVRRRRPRPLAGTHGAVIAVVAVGGVAGSCLRYAATLGWPTPPGAFPWTTWAVNTVGCAAIGVLMAVVTARPAVHPLVRPFLGTGVLGGFTTFSAYAVDAQRLLDAGRVGLALAYLAGTVTAALAAVTLASAATRLTLRAGPRAARALLGRHR, encoded by the coding sequence ATGACCTTGAGCGACACGGAACCCGCCCTGGCGGCCGCGCCAGCGGTGCGCCGCCGGCGCCCCCGGCCGCTCGCGGGGACGCATGGCGCGGTGATCGCCGTCGTCGCCGTCGGCGGGGTGGCCGGTTCCTGCCTGCGCTACGCCGCCACGCTCGGCTGGCCGACCCCGCCGGGGGCGTTCCCCTGGACGACGTGGGCGGTCAACACGGTGGGCTGCGCGGCGATCGGCGTGCTCATGGCGGTGGTCACCGCCCGCCCAGCGGTGCACCCGCTGGTCCGGCCGTTCCTCGGCACCGGGGTTCTCGGCGGTTTCACCACCTTCTCCGCCTATGCCGTCGACGCGCAGCGCCTCCTCGACGCCGGCCGGGTGGGCCTCGCGCTGGCCTACCTGGCGGGGACGGTGACGGCGGCGCTCGCGGCTGTCACCCTGGCCTCCGCCGCGACCAGGCTTACGCTGCGGGCGGGGCCGCGGGCGGCCCGCGCGCTGCTCGGGAGGCACCGATGA
- a CDS encoding SDR family NAD(P)-dependent oxidoreductase: MVETTPETAPGQPAPGGLNPAVSRGDAGEAANAATWPQGAETTRPGAGRSMVGRTVVITGASAGIGAAAARQLRSLGARLVVLGRSPQRTAAVAAETGALPVIADFARLADVRRAAAEITEACPRIDVLMNNAGGLFPGPTLTEDGNELTFQVNHLAPFLLTCLLLPRLSATAGSRVIVTSSVVNAIGRIDLTDLDRARRGYQQFSVYFDSKLANVAFARELARRTAPGWPTATAVHPGVVVSSFGRDTWFVHTFYRPLRLVGARTPAGGARPLVALATRPDPETVNGAYLHRYKVRDRFFIGRQARDATLGRALWEYSAARVGLPE; encoded by the coding sequence ATGGTGGAGACGACGCCCGAGACAGCACCGGGGCAGCCCGCGCCGGGTGGCCTGAACCCGGCCGTGAGCCGGGGCGACGCCGGCGAGGCCGCGAACGCGGCGACCTGGCCGCAGGGTGCCGAGACCACCAGGCCGGGCGCCGGGCGCTCGATGGTCGGGCGGACCGTCGTCATCACCGGGGCGAGCGCGGGGATCGGCGCCGCCGCGGCCCGCCAGCTGCGCTCCCTCGGCGCCCGGCTCGTCGTCCTCGGCCGCTCGCCCCAGCGGACCGCCGCCGTCGCCGCCGAGACCGGCGCCCTGCCCGTCATCGCGGACTTCGCCCGCCTCGCCGACGTCCGCCGCGCCGCCGCCGAGATCACCGAGGCCTGCCCGCGCATCGACGTGCTCATGAACAACGCCGGTGGGCTGTTCCCCGGGCCGACCCTGACCGAGGACGGCAACGAACTGACGTTCCAGGTCAACCACCTGGCGCCGTTCCTGCTCACCTGCCTGCTGCTGCCGCGGCTGTCGGCCACCGCCGGCTCACGGGTGATCGTGACCAGCAGCGTCGTCAACGCCATCGGCCGTATCGACCTGACCGACCTGGACCGGGCCCGACGCGGCTACCAGCAGTTCAGCGTCTACTTCGACAGCAAGCTCGCGAACGTCGCCTTCGCCCGCGAGCTCGCCCGCCGGACCGCACCCGGCTGGCCGACGGCCACTGCCGTGCACCCGGGAGTCGTGGTGAGCAGCTTCGGGCGTGACACCTGGTTCGTGCACACCTTCTACCGGCCGCTGCGCCTGGTCGGCGCCCGCACCCCGGCCGGCGGCGCCCGCCCGCTGGTGGCGCTGGCGACCAGACCGGACCCGGAGACCGTCAACGGCGCCTACCTGCATCGCTACAAGGTGCGCGACCGTTTCTTCATCGGCCGCCAGGCCCGCGACGCGACGCTCGGCAGAGCGCTGTGGGAGTACTCGGCGGCCCGCGTCGGCCTGCCCGAATGA
- a CDS encoding MFS transporter produces MSTDTSPTRPAAPAAAQASPDQDDGATDPRRWRALAAAALGQLMVAADFTIMNIALPSAQRSLHMSDPNRQWVITMFALGYGGFLLLGGRVGELLGRRRALLIGLAGFAAASALGGAAVNTEMLLAARGLQGVFGALFTPAALALLGTTFTVPAERARAFAIFGTVMGSSSGIGLIAGGLLTGYLSWRYSLFISIPLAILASIVTISAVPAKAARPARGTAAAAAANAARPRLDVLGALLATVGLMALVFGFSRAETHGWGATTTVVSLVAGVGLLALFVLVESRTASPILPLRVIAHRGRGGSYLATFSLGVAVFAGMFFLTFYLQEVLGYSPTRTGLAFLPLTAGLIIGARIVGRLIVRLPIRNLLVTGLVSAAVALALIGLLRPDSSYWTGALPSLVVLGFGMGWVMMPANSIATLGAGRDAGVAGGAVMTSQQIGASLGLALLGTIAGTATSGYLGSHPAASGIAAHGLLTAATVHGFNVASLAGAAFLAASAVAVFLVVGARGSTATGGATG; encoded by the coding sequence ATGAGCACCGACACGTCACCGACGCGGCCCGCCGCCCCGGCCGCCGCGCAGGCCAGCCCAGACCAGGACGACGGCGCGACCGACCCGCGGCGCTGGCGGGCGCTGGCCGCCGCGGCGCTCGGCCAGCTGATGGTCGCCGCCGACTTCACGATCATGAACATCGCGCTGCCATCCGCGCAGCGCTCGCTGCACATGTCCGACCCGAACCGGCAGTGGGTCATCACGATGTTCGCCCTCGGCTACGGCGGCTTCCTGCTGCTCGGCGGCCGGGTCGGCGAGCTGCTCGGCCGCCGCCGCGCGCTGCTGATCGGCCTGGCCGGCTTCGCCGCCGCCTCCGCTCTCGGCGGCGCCGCCGTGAACACCGAGATGCTGCTGGCCGCCCGCGGCCTGCAGGGCGTCTTCGGCGCCCTGTTCACCCCCGCCGCGCTGGCCCTGCTCGGCACCACGTTCACCGTCCCGGCCGAACGCGCCCGCGCCTTCGCCATCTTCGGCACGGTGATGGGCTCGAGCTCGGGAATCGGGCTGATCGCCGGCGGGCTGCTCACCGGCTACCTGTCCTGGCGCTACAGCCTGTTCATCTCCATCCCCCTGGCCATCCTCGCGAGCATCGTCACGATCAGCGCCGTGCCCGCCAAGGCCGCCCGGCCCGCCCGCGGCACCGCGGCGGCCGCGGCGGCCAACGCGGCGCGGCCGCGGCTCGACGTGCTGGGAGCGCTGCTCGCGACCGTCGGGCTGATGGCACTCGTCTTCGGGTTCTCCCGGGCCGAGACCCACGGGTGGGGCGCGACGACGACGGTCGTGTCGCTGGTCGCCGGTGTCGGGCTGCTGGCGCTGTTCGTGCTGGTCGAGTCGCGGACCGCGAGCCCGATCCTGCCGCTGCGGGTCATCGCGCACCGCGGCCGCGGCGGCTCCTACCTGGCGACGTTCAGCCTGGGCGTGGCCGTCTTCGCGGGGATGTTCTTCCTGACCTTCTACCTGCAGGAGGTGCTCGGCTACTCGCCGACCCGCACCGGCCTCGCCTTCCTGCCGCTGACCGCGGGGTTGATCATCGGGGCGCGCATCGTCGGCCGGCTGATCGTGCGGCTGCCGATCCGCAACCTGCTGGTCACGGGCCTGGTCAGCGCCGCGGTCGCGCTCGCGCTGATCGGCCTGCTGCGGCCGGACAGCTCCTACTGGACCGGCGCGCTGCCGTCGCTGGTCGTGCTCGGCTTCGGGATGGGCTGGGTGATGATGCCGGCGAACAGCATCGCCACCCTCGGCGCCGGCCGCGACGCGGGCGTCGCCGGCGGCGCGGTGATGACCTCCCAGCAGATCGGCGCGTCCCTCGGGCTCGCGCTGCTGGGCACCATCGCCGGCACCGCCACCTCCGGTTACCTGGGCTCCCACCCGGCGGCCAGCGGGATCGCGGCCCACGGGCTGCTGACCGCCGCGACCGTGCACGGCTTCAACGTGGCCAGCCTCGCCGGCGCGGCGTTCCTCGCGGCCTCGGCCGTCGCCGTCTTCCTGGTCGTCGGCGCCCGCGGGTCCACGGCCACCGGCGGCGCCACCGGGC
- a CDS encoding MarR family winged helix-turn-helix transcriptional regulator, producing MGEGRTDTGGTEEAAAGAACPPGSTVAGTLAAFWPARVRGLAGWLVNKTAVHSHRLTAEAFTAVGGRRYHYALLASLEEFGSSSQADLGRRCGFDRSDVAAMTNELVQAGHVERTQDPADRRRNIIAITPAGRSRLAEFDVVAADLQDAILAPLDAPERAELVRLLTRVLEYHTAIHGFPGERHSDA from the coding sequence GTGGGTGAGGGTCGTACCGACACGGGCGGCACCGAGGAGGCCGCGGCGGGTGCCGCGTGCCCCCCGGGGTCGACCGTCGCCGGAACGCTCGCCGCGTTCTGGCCGGCCCGGGTCCGCGGGCTCGCCGGCTGGCTGGTGAACAAGACGGCGGTGCACTCGCACCGGCTGACCGCCGAGGCGTTCACCGCGGTCGGCGGCCGCCGCTACCACTACGCGCTGCTCGCCTCGCTGGAGGAGTTCGGCTCGTCGAGCCAGGCCGACCTCGGCCGTCGCTGCGGCTTCGACCGCAGCGACGTCGCGGCCATGACCAACGAGCTGGTCCAGGCCGGCCACGTCGAGCGCACGCAGGACCCGGCCGACCGCCGCCGCAACATCATCGCGATCACCCCGGCCGGCCGGTCACGGCTGGCGGAGTTCGACGTGGTGGCCGCGGACCTCCAGGACGCGATCCTCGCTCCCCTGGACGCCCCGGAGCGCGCCGAGCTGGTGCGGCTGCTCACCCGCGTCCTCGAGTACCACACCGCGATCCATGGCTTCCCTGGCGAGCGCCACTCGGACGCCTAG
- a CDS encoding toll/interleukin-1 receptor domain-containing protein, with protein sequence MTTGSVTGGSAAPGGVRWDLAVSFAEPDRGWADWLVWQLQDAGRRATAEPLPAGRPGTPAVAAALRTAAGHADQVMVVLSAAYLAALGDDEAPDAPTGGQGQEADPGEAPAVGLIVARVEDLPRPALLRRAVSFDLFGLEPPVAREWLRRQLAALPTATARAGDPAPAPSSAAPPVPPAPGAPTSGAAAPSEARPAEPAAPEATETAPRMLAEVPGPHSPMRAVVFPSTGGMLVNGAQDGRVRLFDLANPNRPTLLTVIEYGSRLSQEWVRALAVSADGTRVAVAGDGRRVALWDITDPSAPEEVFSEHGHRHYIRAVALSPDAHLIASGGQDKVVALWDTRRSGPDSLLVTLTDHRKGLRTVAFSVDGRRLATGGDDDVVLLWDLADPAKPTRMATLAAHRDSVHAALFVPSGTLLATAGGDRVARLWDVASPAHPEPVADLSGHRKAVTALAVTADGRGLATGGADGAVLLWDLTDPAHPARVAAFAAGHGGINDLAFSRDGALLAAACAGKATILWSTGSLLAAARH encoded by the coding sequence GTGACAACGGGCAGCGTGACGGGCGGATCGGCGGCACCAGGCGGCGTCCGGTGGGACCTCGCGGTGAGTTTCGCCGAACCTGACCGCGGCTGGGCCGACTGGCTGGTCTGGCAGCTGCAGGACGCCGGCCGGCGGGCCACCGCCGAGCCGCTGCCCGCCGGCCGCCCGGGCACGCCGGCGGTGGCGGCCGCGCTGCGGACCGCCGCCGGGCACGCCGACCAGGTCATGGTCGTCCTGTCCGCCGCCTACCTCGCCGCCCTCGGTGACGACGAGGCACCCGACGCGCCCACCGGTGGCCAGGGCCAGGAGGCCGACCCGGGCGAGGCACCGGCCGTGGGGCTGATCGTGGCCCGGGTCGAGGACCTGCCGCGGCCCGCGCTGCTGCGCCGGGCCGTGTCGTTCGACCTGTTCGGCCTGGAGCCGCCGGTTGCCCGTGAGTGGCTGCGCCGCCAGCTCGCCGCCCTGCCCACCGCCACCGCCCGCGCCGGGGATCCCGCGCCGGCACCTTCGAGCGCAGCCCCGCCCGTTCCACCCGCCCCGGGGGCGCCCACCTCGGGCGCGGCGGCTCCCTCCGAGGCGCGGCCGGCGGAACCGGCAGCGCCGGAGGCCACGGAGACGGCGCCACGGATGCTCGCCGAGGTCCCGGGGCCGCACTCCCCGATGCGCGCCGTCGTGTTCCCGTCGACCGGGGGCATGCTGGTCAACGGCGCCCAGGACGGCAGGGTCCGGCTGTTCGACCTGGCGAACCCGAACCGGCCCACCCTGCTCACCGTGATCGAGTACGGCTCCCGGCTGAGCCAGGAGTGGGTCCGGGCACTCGCGGTCAGCGCCGACGGCACCCGCGTCGCCGTCGCCGGCGACGGGAGGCGGGTCGCGCTGTGGGACATCACCGATCCGTCCGCGCCGGAGGAGGTCTTCTCCGAGCACGGCCACCGTCACTACATCCGCGCGGTCGCGCTCAGCCCCGACGCCCACCTGATCGCATCCGGCGGCCAGGACAAGGTCGTCGCCCTGTGGGACACCCGCCGCTCCGGGCCGGACAGCCTCCTCGTCACGCTCACCGACCACCGCAAGGGGCTGCGGACCGTCGCGTTCAGCGTTGACGGGCGGCGCCTGGCCACCGGCGGCGACGACGACGTCGTCCTGCTCTGGGACCTGGCCGACCCGGCCAAGCCGACCCGGATGGCGACACTCGCCGCGCACCGCGACTCCGTGCACGCCGCGCTGTTCGTCCCCTCCGGGACCCTGCTGGCCACCGCCGGCGGCGACCGGGTCGCCCGGCTGTGGGACGTCGCGAGCCCCGCGCACCCGGAGCCGGTCGCCGACCTCTCCGGGCACCGCAAGGCCGTGACGGCGCTCGCGGTCACCGCCGACGGCCGCGGGCTCGCCACCGGCGGCGCCGACGGCGCCGTCCTGCTGTGGGACCTCACCGACCCGGCCCATCCGGCGCGGGTCGCGGCGTTCGCCGCCGGGCATGGCGGTATCAACGATTTGGCGTTCTCCCGCGACGGCGCCCTGCTCGCCGCCGCCTGCGCCGGCAAGGCCACCATCCTGTGGAGCACCGGCAGCCTGCTCGCCGCCGCGCGCCACTGA
- a CDS encoding tyrosine-type recombinase/integrase, with protein sequence MELSTALADRVTQYARAARATSTWRAYDTDLRHFRAWCAAQPTAPAAVPAGALTVAGYLAALADAGYKPSTIRRRLAAISVAHQLAKAPNPATSPEVATVWDGIRRVHGARPARKEALETSLLTRVLAAIDEPPADAAAGTDAPAGNVAPDPAPGAAAATLAAVRDRALLLVGFAGCLRRSELVGLDMADIEVTPDGLVLSVRSSKTDQEGLGALVGLAYGSYRPTCPVRAWQAWAAAARLTAGPAFRGINRHGHVGAGRLHPGSVARIVQRRAAAAGLDPADFAGHSLRSGFATAAARAGVNDRAIMRQGRWRSASSLDSYVRAGRLFDRDNPSGRVGL encoded by the coding sequence ATGGAGCTGAGCACGGCGCTGGCCGACCGGGTGACCCAGTACGCCCGGGCCGCGCGGGCGACCTCGACCTGGCGGGCCTACGACACCGACCTGCGGCACTTCCGCGCCTGGTGCGCCGCCCAGCCGACGGCCCCGGCGGCGGTGCCGGCGGGCGCGCTGACCGTCGCCGGCTACCTCGCCGCCCTCGCGGACGCCGGTTACAAGCCGTCGACGATCCGCCGGCGCCTCGCCGCGATCTCGGTCGCCCATCAGCTCGCGAAGGCGCCCAACCCGGCGACGTCCCCGGAGGTCGCGACCGTGTGGGACGGCATCCGCCGGGTCCACGGCGCCCGCCCCGCCCGCAAGGAGGCACTGGAGACGTCACTGCTCACCCGCGTCCTCGCCGCGATCGACGAACCACCCGCCGATGCGGCGGCGGGTACCGACGCGCCGGCGGGGAACGTGGCACCAGACCCGGCGCCGGGCGCGGCGGCCGCCACCCTCGCCGCCGTCCGGGACCGGGCGTTGCTGCTCGTCGGATTCGCCGGCTGCCTGCGCCGTTCCGAGCTGGTCGGCCTCGACATGGCCGACATCGAGGTGACCCCCGACGGGCTGGTGCTGTCGGTCCGCTCGTCGAAGACCGACCAGGAGGGCCTCGGCGCGCTCGTCGGCCTCGCCTACGGCTCCTACCGGCCGACCTGCCCGGTACGCGCCTGGCAGGCATGGGCCGCCGCCGCGCGGCTCACGGCGGGTCCGGCGTTCCGCGGGATCAACCGGCACGGCCACGTCGGCGCCGGCCGGCTGCACCCGGGCTCGGTGGCCCGGATCGTGCAGCGGCGGGCCGCGGCCGCGGGCCTGGATCCGGCCGACTTCGCGGGCCACTCGCTGCGTTCCGGGTTCGCGACCGCCGCCGCCCGCGCCGGCGTCAACGACCGGGCGATCATGCGGCAGGGCCGGTGGCGCTCGGCGTCCTCCCTCGACAGCTACGTGCGCGCGGGGCGGCTCTTCGACCGCGACAACCCGTCCGGCCGCGTCGGTCTCTAG
- a CDS encoding Clp protease N-terminal domain-containing protein codes for MPTRFAPGARGVVGAALAEARLRGDRRIGTEHLLLGVLRHPGTDAARALGVGLAEARGALAMLDGDALAALGIAVATTAAGAPGDDDAQPWPPGPPAGCGPGAGDGPAEDLDGRAALFGREGRRPTPAQIVQLRAGLSSGARAVLAEAVVAAPTSPDRRVTPELLLLALLERQPPDPAATLLDRLGVDRAAIRTQLGDPSP; via the coding sequence ATGCCCACTCGCTTCGCCCCCGGTGCCCGTGGGGTCGTCGGCGCCGCGCTGGCCGAGGCGCGGCTGCGCGGCGATCGACGGATCGGCACCGAGCACCTGCTCCTCGGCGTCCTGCGTCATCCAGGCACCGACGCGGCGCGCGCGCTCGGCGTGGGCCTGGCCGAGGCACGCGGGGCGCTCGCCATGCTGGACGGGGACGCACTGGCCGCGCTCGGCATCGCCGTCGCCACGACGGCGGCCGGGGCGCCGGGCGACGACGACGCGCAGCCGTGGCCCCCCGGGCCGCCAGCGGGCTGCGGCCCGGGAGCGGGCGACGGGCCGGCCGAGGACCTGGACGGTCGCGCCGCTCTCTTCGGCCGGGAAGGTCGCCGGCCGACGCCCGCGCAGATCGTCCAGCTGCGTGCCGGGCTGAGCTCCGGCGCCCGCGCGGTGCTGGCGGAGGCCGTCGTCGCCGCGCCCACCAGCCCCGACCGCCGGGTCACCCCGGAGCTCCTGCTGCTGGCACTGCTGGAACGCCAGCCACCGGACCCGGCCGCCACGCTGCTCGACCGGCTCGGCGTCGACCGCGCCGCCATCCGGACCCAGCTCGGCGACCCGTCCCCCTAG
- a CDS encoding ABC transporter ATP-binding protein encodes MLIRLLRAHLGPYRPQLAALVALQFAATLVMLYLPTLNADIIDHGVITGDTGYIVRVGGIMLAITVGQIVCSAGAVFFSARTSMALGRDVRAAVFDRVQSFSAREVAHFGSPSLITRGTNDVQQVQMLVLMGFTMMISAPIMCIGGIALAIHQDVGLSTLLIVVVPALAIIISLIIRRMSPLGRAMQERLDTVNRVLREQLTGLRVIRAFVRDDHERTRFGVANAELTDTSLRFGRLMALMFPLVFTMVNLSSIAVLWFGAHRIDSGAMQIGALTAFLSYLMQILMSVMMATFMFMMIPRAEVCAERIREVLDTETTLLPPAAPVMLVTRHGELELRGVGFRYPGAEEPVLRDVSLVARPGQVTAIIGSTGSGKSTLLSLIPRLMDVTEGAVLVDGVDVRELDPALLAATVAVVPQKPYLFTGTVASNLRYGNPDATDDDLWQALETAQARGFVEAMPDGLATPISQGGTNVSGGQRQRLAIARALVRRPEIYLFDDSFSALDYATDAALRAALARETAAATVVIVAQRVATIRDADQIIVLDEGRVVGVGTHHQLMAGNETYREIVLSQLTEQEAAA; translated from the coding sequence ATGCTGATCCGACTCCTGCGGGCCCATCTGGGGCCCTACCGCCCGCAGCTCGCGGCGCTCGTCGCGCTGCAGTTCGCGGCGACGCTCGTGATGCTCTACCTGCCGACGCTGAACGCCGACATCATCGATCACGGGGTGATCACCGGGGACACCGGTTACATCGTGCGGGTCGGCGGGATCATGCTGGCGATCACGGTCGGGCAGATCGTGTGCTCCGCCGGGGCCGTGTTCTTCAGCGCCCGCACGTCAATGGCGCTTGGCCGGGACGTGCGGGCCGCGGTGTTCGACCGGGTGCAGTCGTTCTCCGCCCGCGAGGTCGCCCACTTCGGGTCCCCCTCGCTGATCACCCGGGGAACCAACGACGTACAACAGGTGCAGATGCTCGTCCTCATGGGCTTCACCATGATGATCTCGGCGCCGATCATGTGCATCGGCGGGATCGCGCTGGCGATCCACCAGGACGTGGGCCTCTCGACGCTGCTGATCGTCGTCGTACCGGCGCTGGCGATCATCATCTCACTGATCATCCGCAGGATGAGCCCGCTGGGCCGGGCGATGCAGGAACGGCTCGACACGGTCAACCGGGTGCTGCGCGAGCAGCTGACCGGCCTGCGCGTGATCCGGGCGTTCGTCCGCGACGACCACGAGCGGACCCGGTTCGGGGTCGCCAACGCGGAGTTGACCGACACCTCACTGCGGTTCGGCCGGCTGATGGCGCTCATGTTCCCGCTGGTGTTCACCATGGTGAACCTCTCCAGCATCGCGGTCCTCTGGTTCGGCGCGCACCGCATCGACTCCGGGGCTATGCAGATCGGCGCCCTCACCGCGTTCCTCAGCTACCTGATGCAGATCCTCATGTCGGTGATGATGGCGACGTTCATGTTCATGATGATCCCCCGCGCCGAGGTGTGCGCGGAGCGGATCAGGGAGGTTCTCGACACCGAGACGACCCTGCTGCCGCCCGCCGCGCCGGTCATGCTGGTGACGCGGCACGGCGAGCTGGAGCTGCGCGGCGTCGGGTTCCGCTACCCGGGCGCGGAGGAGCCGGTGCTGCGGGACGTCAGCCTGGTCGCCCGCCCCGGCCAGGTCACCGCGATCATCGGGTCGACCGGGTCGGGCAAGTCGACGCTGCTGTCCCTGATCCCGCGGCTGATGGACGTCACCGAGGGGGCGGTGCTCGTCGACGGCGTCGACGTCCGCGAGCTGGATCCGGCGCTGCTCGCCGCCACCGTCGCCGTCGTCCCGCAGAAGCCCTACCTGTTCACCGGCACCGTGGCCTCCAACCTGCGTTACGGCAACCCGGACGCCACTGACGACGACCTCTGGCAGGCCCTGGAGACGGCCCAGGCCCGCGGTTTCGTCGAGGCGATGCCCGACGGGCTGGCCACACCGATCTCGCAGGGCGGCACGAACGTCTCCGGCGGGCAGCGCCAGCGGCTCGCGATCGCCCGCGCGCTGGTGCGGCGCCCGGAGATCTACCTGTTCGACGACTCGTTCTCCGCGCTCGACTACGCCACCGACGCGGCGCTGCGCGCTGCGCTCGCCCGCGAGACCGCGGCCGCGACGGTCGTGATCGTCGCCCAGCGGGTCGCGACGATCCGCGACGCCGACCAGATCATCGTCCTGGACGAGGGCCGGGTCGTCGGCGTCGGCACCCACCACCAGCTGATGGCCGGCAACGAGACCTACCGGGAGATCGTGCTGTCCCAGCTCACCGAACAGGAGGCGGCCGCATGA